A region of Salvia splendens isolate huo1 chromosome 17, SspV2, whole genome shotgun sequence DNA encodes the following proteins:
- the LOC121775135 gene encoding homeobox-leucine zipper protein ATHB-6-like, with the protein MKRLGSSEMSMCPNSTVDVDEHNHHGLYTTELEGMEEESGRISEKKRRLSVDQVKALEKNFEVDNKLEPERKVKLAQELGLQPRQVAVWFQNRRARWKTKQLERDYGLLKASHDALNRKYQSLLRENESFINQIREMKSELNGSQSEGKIALLEEKCDLEIDCGGGAAAELNFENCENEMIGAVFADVKDGSDSDSSAIVNDDNNSNSPIAAAISSSGGVPHRFGLTEASVVGDPNETQFVKIEEYNFFGEESCSDLFCEDQPPTLHWYGNEEWN; encoded by the exons ATGAAGAGACTCGGGAGTTCTGAGATGTCTATGTGTCCCAACTCAACAG TTGATGTGGACGAACACAACCACCATGGCTTGTACACGACGGAACTGGAAGGTATGGAGGAGGAATCCGGCCGAATTtcggagaagaagaggagattGAGCGTTGACCAAGTCAAGGCCTTGGAGAAGAATTTCGAGGTGGATAACAAACTCGAGCCGGAAAGGAAAGTCAAGCTGGCTCAGGAGCTCGGCTTGCAGCCGCGCCAGGTGGCGGTCTGGTTCCAGAACCGCCGCGCGCGCTGGAAGACCAAGCAGCTAGAGCGAGACTACGGCCTCCTCAAAGCCAGCCACGACGCCCTCAACCGGAAATATCAATCTCTTCTGAGAGAGAACGAGTCATTCATCAATCAG ATTCGGGAGATGAAATCGGAGTTGAATGGGAGCCAGAGCGAGGGCAAAATTGCGTTGCTGGAGGAAAAATGCGATCTCGAAATCGACTGCGGCGGCGGTGCTGCGGCGGAGCTGAATTTCGAGAATTGCGAAAACGAGATGATCGGAGCGGTTTTCGCCGATGTGAAGGACGGATCTGATAGCGATTCGAGCGCGATTGTGAACGACGACAACAACAGCAACAGCCCGATCGCGGCGGCGATATCGTCCTCCGGCGGGGTTCCCCATCGCTTCGGATTGACGGAGGCGAGTGTTGTTGGAGATCCGAACGAAACGCAGTTTGTGAAGATcgaggagtataatttttttggcGAGGAATCGTGTAGCGATTTGTTTTGCGAGGATCAACCTCCAACTCTTCATTGGTACGGAAATGAAGAGTGGAACTGA